The genomic region CTAGGATTTTCTTACGTCCATTACGATCAACAATGGGGCCAAGTATGATCTGCATGGTTGCCATGGCCACAGTGAATAAAGTAACTGTTAAATTAACTAAATGTAATGACGTATTTAGATCTTGTTGCAGATCAGGTAGCAAAGGAATGTACAGGCTTTGAGCAAGAGAGACAATAGCGGCAGAAATGCCCAAGATGAAGAGCAATCGTCGTTTGTTCATAAAACACCTCCAAATTATATTGACTGACTGTCAGTCATTATTGTATATTGAGCTTATAACATTGACTGACAGTTAGTCAAGTTGTACATTTAAACTAATATAAAGGAGTGACAAAGGAGATCTGACAATGACACGTGTAAGCAAGAATCCCCAGGAACGAAAAAATGAAATACTGACTGTGGCTATGGAATTATTCAACTCGAAGGGCTACGAAGATACATCCGTCAGTGAAATCGTAAGAAAAGTTGGTGTTTCACAAGGAACTTTCTACAATTATTTTCAATCCAAAGAAGATGTACTTCATGCTGCTTGTGAACGAACACTAGCATCTCGTTTGGAAGCAATACATCATTTAGTTGAAAATAGCGAGCTCAACGCGCGAGAAAAACTCATTCGTATTTTTATGGATGCAACCCCTGACGAACATGATGAGGATGTATTTGAATATCTTCATAAGGAAAGTAACAGTACTTTGCATCAAAAATGGATTGTTATCGAAATTAATGGATTGATTCCCTATATCAAAAAAATCGTTCAGCAGGGGGCAGAAGAGGGAGAGTTTCTTGCTCAACAACCTGAGCTTAAAGCGGAGTTTCTTTTGGTAGGTGCTGCATTTTGGCTTGATCGCGGTGTGTTTACCTGGAATGAACAAGAATATCTGGAGAGAAAAAATGCTTTGAACGGGATCATTGATCAGCTACTTGCTGTTAATAAGCAATGATTTGCATAGCTTAAACAGACTACGGGAAGAAGGAATACAAGAATGACTGCATTAACAAAAGATTTTAGTGAGGTTTTACATGGCCGTCGTACGATAAAGAAATACGATCCACATTTTAAAATTAGTCGGGAAGAAATTATTGAAATGCTCGAAGATGCTGCTTTGGCACCGTCAGCATTCAATTTACAGCCTTGGCGATTTGTTGTTATTGAAAGTGACCAAGGTAAGGAAGACCTGCTCGAAATTGCGCCTTTCAACTTTTCACAAATTAATACTTCGTCAGCGGTTATCGCCGTCTTTGGTGATCTGAATTTTGTTGACAGCGCAGAAGAAATTTATAAGGAAACCGCTGATCTTGGCTATATAACGCAGGAAATTAAAGATAAGATGCTGGCTATGGTTGTACCTATGTATAATCAATTTTCGATTGATCAGAAAAAAGAGTCTGTGTTGCTGGATGGCGGACTTGTCTCTATGCAGTTTATGCTTACGGCACATGCTCATGGTTATGCAACAAATCCAATGTCAGGCTTTAACAAAGAGAAGATTGCAGCAGTGTTGGGACTAGATCCAGAGCGATATGTTCCAATACTGCTCATTTCAATCGGCAAGGGAGCTTCAGATGCGCGCCCGCCTGTTCGTCTTCCGATCGGCCAAATTACAGAGTGGAAATAACAGAATTTTTACTACGAAAAAAAATGCCTCGACTATAGTACCCATGAAAGTCGCTATTGTA from Paenibacillus sp. FSL R5-0341 harbors:
- a CDS encoding TetR/AcrR family transcriptional regulator: MTRVSKNPQERKNEILTVAMELFNSKGYEDTSVSEIVRKVGVSQGTFYNYFQSKEDVLHAACERTLASRLEAIHHLVENSELNAREKLIRIFMDATPDEHDEDVFEYLHKESNSTLHQKWIVIEINGLIPYIKKIVQQGAEEGEFLAQQPELKAEFLLVGAAFWLDRGVFTWNEQEYLERKNALNGIIDQLLAVNKQ
- a CDS encoding nitroreductase family protein, which produces MTALTKDFSEVLHGRRTIKKYDPHFKISREEIIEMLEDAALAPSAFNLQPWRFVVIESDQGKEDLLEIAPFNFSQINTSSAVIAVFGDLNFVDSAEEIYKETADLGYITQEIKDKMLAMVVPMYNQFSIDQKKESVLLDGGLVSMQFMLTAHAHGYATNPMSGFNKEKIAAVLGLDPERYVPILLISIGKGASDARPPVRLPIGQITEWK